The following nucleotide sequence is from Paenibacillus andongensis.
TGAATTGACAGTTCTTGGATTAGCTCTTCCTTTGATGGAGGCGTGTTAGCCCAGTTTGCCGGCGCTGTCCCGGAGTTGAAGAAAGATGCGTAGCTTGCGGGAATAGACGAATCTTTCGAGAAGGCAAGCGTCATGTAAGTATCCATCCAATAAATCATGTGTCCAATGTTCCAACGAATCGTGTTATTGTAGGAATCAGCTTGAATGTCGAACAGTTCCTCTGGGATAGCCTGCATCTGGTACAGCACCACTTGACGTACTTTTTTTGCCGTGTCGATAATCATTTCGGACATCATGATTTCCTCCTTTGGAATGAGAAGCGTTTGATATATTCCAAGTATAGGTCTCATGGATTGTTCCATCAATGCAGTGCGCATTACCGAAACGTTAAGTATAAGTTAACGATTATGAATTGACAGAAAAAGAAAATGAAGTGACAATAATGATTGAACATGCATTCAACGATGCATTTGAAAGCAGGTGTGAGCTATGGAGTTAAAACAACTTCAGTATTTTATGGCGATTTGTGATGAGCTCCACTTTACGAGAGCAGCCGAGAAGATGGGAGTCAGTGCGCCTAACATCAGCCAGCAGATAAGGAGATTGGAAGAAGAATTAGGGGTTTTACTGTTCGATCGTGTGGGAAAAACAATCGTCCTCACAGAAGCCGGAGCGATCCTTCAAGAACATGGTGCTGCCGTGTTCGGGCATCTTCGGCAAGCAAGCGATGCCATTACTGACCTGAAGCAAATGCAAGGTGGATCGCTATCCATCGGAGTCTTGCCCGGTGACGCGGATCTCATGTTTAATGCGCTGCTGCTGAACTTCCATCAGAGCTATCCTACTATCTCGCTGTCCCTTCTTGAAACCACGAAAATAACAGAACAAGTACTGGACCGAAGCATCGATGTTGGCGTAACCATCGGACCTGTTATCGATGAACGCCTCACGTCAATTCCTTTGTTTCACGAGGAGTTCTCTTTGGCGGTTAGCACGACTGATCCCCTTGCCACGGAGAGCTTCATCCCCTTGAACAGGCTGCATGCCTTAAAGATGGTCATGTTCCCACCTGATCATCAATGTCGTAAGCTGATCGACCGTTTCTGCATGGATAAGGGATTTATTCTGCAGCCGCATATGGTGACAACAACGTTATCCTCCCTCCTTCAAATGGTGCTGAGCGGAGTTGGCGTCTGTGTTCTGCCGCGATTACTACTGGAAAATCTACACAATAAAGACATTAAAATTCTTCCGCTGAGAAATCCTACGCCTTCTCAGGACATTTGTCTGATCTACCGCAGCGACAGGTATGTCGGGTACGCCATGCGCACATTCATCAAAACTCTGAGGACCTATATCGAGACCGTTATCAATCATGCGAAGTCTTCGTAGAAAACGATGGCTTGCTTTTGAGCTCCAATCTACTCGTTCAATAAAATGAGCAGGCTGCCGCGGCACCTGCTCTTTGCTAGTTCAGCCTCCACCTATTTTTTCTTGTTAGCTTATTTATTAATTAACTTAAAATCGTCATAATGAAACCCCGGCGCCACAACACAGGAGACAAATACAGGCTCGGTTCCTAGTGGTTTTGCCGTCTGCCAAACATTGGCCGGTACTAAGGCTTGTGGAAACTGACCATTGATGACATCTGGTCCAAGAATGATTTCTTTTGTTGACTCAGGCTGTTCTTTGGTACCTCCAAGTGTTAGCAACAGTGGACTACCTGAATGCCAGAGCCAAAGTTCATCCGATAATACCGTATGCCATTCTGAAAATTCTTCTGGATGAAGCACGAAATAAATGGAAGTAGCTGCGTATCGGGAACCTGAGTACGCTTCATTAAGCACTTCTTTTGGAATTTCGAAGGATGCTTTCCAAAGCTCTTTGTACCATCCGCCTTCTGGATGAGGCTTTAAATCTAGTGCTGCAACTAATGGTGATAAGGATTTTGTAATCATATAGTTTCTCACTCTCTTCCTATCTCTGTCTCTATTAAACTCCTATTGTATTATACACTAAAATAAGTTCCTACTTTTTTTCTTGTTCAAATAAATAAAAGCCGCAAAAATAGCGGCTAATAAGGTAAATTTCTTTATTTGTCCCTCGTAGTACGCCAAGTAGTTAATAACGTTTTCAATCGCTCTGACGTAGACGGAGATGCCGTGTAAATCATTATTTTAAGTTCTGGATTGGTCGGTGGCTGTAAGGTCACATGTTCAAATTCCATCTCCCCGATAAAGGGATCATTCCATCGTTTGTGGCATTCAGTGACGGTCTCAACATCATATTTTGGCCAAAAAGAACGAAACAATTCGCTTAATTCCATAAACTCCTCAATTAAACCCTTAAGCTTTCGGTCATTTGCGAAAAGCGGGTAATCCGCACGAAAACGCGCAATCATTACTTTTGCTTTAGCTTCCCAATCCAAATTATTCGTTTGTAGTGACGAATCCGTCAGAAAACGTCTCAACCAATTAGGGCGCTGATGTAATTCCTTTGAAAATGTTGGTAGTCGAAATACAAGCTCTGCGGCTTGATTCCACATTAATAAATCCCAGCCTTTTCCTAAAATGAAAGCAGGATTAGGTTCAAGAGCCCTCACTGTTTGCACCAATCCAGTACTCACTTCTTGATCCTCTTCTTCCTCCGGTTTTGTTGGCATTGCAAGCATATGGAGATGGCGGCACTCATCAACGGATAATCGTAACGCCCCCGCCAAGCTATTCAGTACTTCCTCTGATGGATTTACTTCTCTTCCCTGCTCCAATGAGGTGTACCATGAAATACCAATATGAGCAAGTTGAGCCACCTCTTCTCGCCGAAGACCTGGCGTTCGACGCCTGCCATAAGACGGCAACCCAACATCCTCTGGAGTTAGACGCTCTCTGCGTGCCCGCAAAAATTCACCCAACGATGAGTTGGGAGAAAACTCTTTCATAAGCTGCTCTCCTTATCCTGACACTACCAATCCTACGTATAACGCAGGAAGGCAGCTGATTCCTCATTCTGTCATACTGTTAGTATAGCATTTACAAAACTTAGGAGGTAATTTATCTGGTGCAACAGGTAACAGAAGAAGCCTTGCTCAGTCTTCATAGTGAGAATGGAGAACCAGGATTCAACGACCCACAATAACTGCGAAAGTGCAGATATTTTTGCTAAAATCGTTTGAAAAGAGGAAAAACCTGCTATTATGCAGGAATTTTAGCTTTTCCATCCTGAAATTAAAAAAAGACAGCAAAAGCCTGCACTATCTGCAGAGATGTACGAATAGGAGCTATTCAAAGAAAAAAAGCATGTACATTTGCAGGTTTACCACAACAGCCGTCACTCCTTCTCGTTAATTTCGCTCCAATCCAAAACTTATACTTTCGTATATAAAAAAGACCATGCCAATGACATGGTCGAATGAAAAAGAACGGAAGAGTTCTCTATTTATCGTACTTGTAGAGATTAGTTTCGTACTTCACGTAATAAAGATCTCCATACTTATCCGCTGTCAGAAGCGTCACACCTGCCCCGATTAAAGCAACTGCGTCTTTGTTGGCAGATTTGGCGTCAACTGCGTACAATTTTGCGCCAATGCTCACATAGACGTTTCCGTCGTTACCGACAACCATCTTGCCGCCTTGCCAGCTCACGGGGATTGAGTTGAATTTGTCGGGATATACCGTCGTATGAGCGGCATCTGGATTATTAGGATCAATAATAAACAAATCCGCAGTTGTGTCGTGAGACGAATTGCCTGACGAGTTACCTTCCGCAAGTCCCCATATTTTACCGTCTGGACCTTCGACTAGATCAGAGATGACTTTTCTACCTGGTGCTGGAACAAATTGAGGAACAGGTGTTGAGTTGGTGCCCGTTGTATTCCAAACGAACACTTTTCCTTCCGTTGCATCAACTGTGCTGCTGATCCCCCCGTAAACGGATGTGCCGCCGAAAACTTTATTGTTCTTGTATGCCAGTGAAATGACACTTTGATGGTAGACAATATCGTTTATGGTCGTGACTTGTTGAGAATTAGTCAGGTCATAAACGGTGAAAGAGCCTTTATTATACCCGGAACTCGCTACTGAACCGACATAAAGCCGATTCATTGAGGGTTCTGCCAGCATGCCAAACGGACGATCCTGTTGGTAAGGGTTACCGTCAATATCCTGGAACAGGAGCGAAGGATTCGTAGTATCATTCCACGTCGACGTGGTATCGTATTTTTTGATCCACGCGCCGGGGTATATGCCTAGATACAGATTGTTGCCCAAAGTCGTCATATTTTCCGCTTGCCCTGCGCCTTTATAGCGCGTTTCTTCGGATGTGTCCGGATTATAGACCCCCATCCCTCCAAGCAAATAGCCGCTTGTGTAAATCTTGTCGGCTGGCCCCTTGACCAGTGATCGGATTTTGGTCACAGATTCTGGAATTACGAAAGAGGTCGTCGTATCAATCGTAGGCGTTGCTGCAAGCTTATATTTCAAAATTTTTCCTGACTTAAGTGCAGCATACAGATAAGTATTGCCAGCATCCGTCAAAAAAGTATAACCAGCTGCGCTTCCTCCTACATCGCCCAGATTTGATTCTGCTGCCGATGAAATATCGTAGCTGTAAAGATAATTCCCTTTCGTGTAAAACACTTTGTCGTCAGAAGGGTGTTTCATCGATACGCCACGTGAATCGACATCGCTTAAGGAAGAGGCAATCGTACCATTTGCGCTATCCAATACCAGTGTTGGACCCGCCGAAAGTTGGGCGAACACCCTTGACGCCGTTCCATTCGAAATATAATCGAGTCCCGTCACATACTTGCTGCCATAATTTGCCGGAGAAATGGTTGTTTGAGTTCCATTCGCTGGATTAAACCGTATGATTGTTGCATTCGAAGTTGGTCCCATTCCCATATAAACCTCAGTATCGCTTGCATAAGCGATCGACCTAACAAATTGTAGGCCGCTGACAATGGGTTGATCGTTGTTTAAGACGACAGTACCTCCGGTCGGATCGTATTGGAACGCTTTGCCGCTAGTGGAAGTTCCACCGTAAACTTTTCCGTTGCTTCCCGCCGTTACATCCCAAATAACGTCCATTCCCGTTGGTAGAACGATTGTCGCTAACGAGCTGCCAGTAATTACTTTTTTCCCATTAACCGTGCTAACTGTGCCGGGGATATACCGAAACATCGTTTTCTTGTTAGCCGTACCCACATAGACGGACTTATCAGTAGCCACTGTCAGTCCCCAGACAGCTTCCATCTTTGCGTTATTCTGATCAATAAGATCCTGATCATCCAACAACTCACCCGTTCGGGCATCGTAAACAACAAACTTGGACGGGAACCCACTGGAGCCGACGTACATCAGATCGGTGTTGCCGGTTGCGTCTTTGCCGAATACAGCGACGTCGAGTGGATTGTTCTTAATTTGAGTTCCAAGATTGTATTCAATCGGGCGATCCAGCGTCACATCATCGACGTAAGCG
It contains:
- a CDS encoding DinB family protein; the protein is MMSEMIIDTAKKVRQVVLYQMQAIPEELFDIQADSYNNTIRWNIGHMIYWMDTYMTLAFSKDSSIPASYASFFNSGTAPANWANTPPSKEELIQELSIQLNSLSELAPESLEVQLEAPLQFGPLTFNRAGELFNFALVHEGMHLAICNCLLKVIQGKQ
- a CDS encoding cupin domain-containing protein gives rise to the protein MTKSLSPLVAALDLKPHPEGGWYKELWKASFEIPKEVLNEAYSGSRYAATSIYFVLHPEEFSEWHTVLSDELWLWHSGSPLLLTLGGTKEQPESTKEIILGPDVINGQFPQALVPANVWQTAKPLGTEPVFVSCVVAPGFHYDDFKLINK
- a CDS encoding helix-turn-helix transcriptional regulator: MKEFSPNSSLGEFLRARRERLTPEDVGLPSYGRRRTPGLRREEVAQLAHIGISWYTSLEQGREVNPSEEVLNSLAGALRLSVDECRHLHMLAMPTKPEEEEDQEVSTGLVQTVRALEPNPAFILGKGWDLLMWNQAAELVFRLPTFSKELHQRPNWLRRFLTDSSLQTNNLDWEAKAKVMIARFRADYPLFANDRKLKGLIEEFMELSELFRSFWPKYDVETVTECHKRWNDPFIGEMEFEHVTLQPPTNPELKIMIYTASPSTSERLKTLLTTWRTTRDK
- a CDS encoding carbohydrate binding domain-containing protein → MKAITFRPLWIRIVCMVFSCLLIISSFQNLDVRASGITLTIPNSSFEDAGTGIPQWYTHPTYGQNTASVSSEKAYTGLNSMKMVDTSSTNSLARISEKVSITQNEEYTASVFAYIEQGSIDVWLIFYNGTTETVVAPTGVTPTLNQWTKRSITAKAPAGTTQVAVMVYSSLASVTTAYVDDVSIGQTVRNAGFEAPLSGTWTVSSGAAVSTVQKAGGTYSLKLDDSSSSTASFAESSNVTVFTGTRVGATAKVYPFSGSGLSIHLLFKNSAGTVIKDAANDFNGTASQWTPVSVSATAPTGTASVSVYLTTGTTTSMVAYVDDVTLDRPIEYNLGTQIKNNPLDVAVFGKDATGNTDLMYVGSSGFPSKFVVYDARTGELLDDQDLIDQNNAKMEAVWGLTVATDKSVYVGTANKKTMFRYIPGTVSTVNGKKVITGSSLATIVLPTGMDVIWDVTAGSNGKVYGGTSTSGKAFQYDPTGGTVVLNNDQPIVSGLQFVRSIAYASDTEVYMGMGPTSNATIIRFNPANGTQTTISPANYGSKYVTGLDYISNGTASRVFAQLSAGPTLVLDSANGTIASSLSDVDSRGVSMKHPSDDKVFYTKGNYLYSYDISSAAESNLGDVGGSAAGYTFLTDAGNTYLYAALKSGKILKYKLAATPTIDTTTSFVIPESVTKIRSLVKGPADKIYTSGYLLGGMGVYNPDTSEETRYKGAGQAENMTTLGNNLYLGIYPGAWIKKYDTTSTWNDTTNPSLLFQDIDGNPYQQDRPFGMLAEPSMNRLYVGSVASSGYNKGSFTVYDLTNSQQVTTINDIVYHQSVISLAYKNNKVFGGTSVYGGISSTVDATEGKVFVWNTTGTNSTPVPQFVPAPGRKVISDLVEGPDGKIWGLAEGNSSGNSSHDTTADLFIIDPNNPDAAHTTVYPDKFNSIPVSWQGGKMVVGNDGNVYVSIGAKLYAVDAKSANKDAVALIGAGVTLLTADKYGDLYYVKYETNLYKYDK
- a CDS encoding LysR family transcriptional regulator, whose translation is MELKQLQYFMAICDELHFTRAAEKMGVSAPNISQQIRRLEEELGVLLFDRVGKTIVLTEAGAILQEHGAAVFGHLRQASDAITDLKQMQGGSLSIGVLPGDADLMFNALLLNFHQSYPTISLSLLETTKITEQVLDRSIDVGVTIGPVIDERLTSIPLFHEEFSLAVSTTDPLATESFIPLNRLHALKMVMFPPDHQCRKLIDRFCMDKGFILQPHMVTTTLSSLLQMVLSGVGVCVLPRLLLENLHNKDIKILPLRNPTPSQDICLIYRSDRYVGYAMRTFIKTLRTYIETVINHAKSS